From the genome of Variovorax sp. RA8, one region includes:
- a CDS encoding YqgE/AlgH family protein — translation MALDSAPMNLTHHFLIAMPGLTDKAFSRSVVYLCEHSERGALGLVINKPSDINLGVLFEKIELRLARPELGSAPVFQGGPVQTERGFVLHEAVFGEGEKPNESVYASTMTIPGGLEMTTSKDVLEALATGAGPRKVLVSLGYAAWGEGQLESELAENSWLTVGADPAVIFDTPIEQRYDKALSLLGLQAWTLSPEAGHA, via the coding sequence ATGGCCCTCGATTCTGCCCCGATGAACCTTACGCATCATTTCCTGATTGCGATGCCGGGTCTGACGGACAAGGCCTTCAGCCGCAGCGTGGTTTACCTCTGCGAGCACAGCGAGCGCGGCGCGCTCGGCCTCGTGATCAACAAGCCCAGCGACATCAATCTCGGCGTACTGTTCGAGAAGATCGAGCTGCGCCTGGCGCGCCCCGAACTCGGCAGTGCTCCGGTGTTCCAGGGCGGCCCGGTGCAGACCGAGCGCGGGTTCGTGCTGCACGAGGCGGTGTTCGGGGAAGGCGAGAAACCGAACGAGTCGGTCTATGCCTCGACCATGACCATTCCTGGCGGCCTGGAGATGACCACTTCCAAGGATGTGCTGGAGGCCCTGGCAACCGGCGCCGGCCCGCGCAAGGTGCTGGTCTCGCTGGGCTATGCCGCCTGGGGCGAGGGCCAGCTGGAATCCGAGCTGGCAGAGAACAGCTGGCTCACCGTGGGCGCCGACCCGGCGGTGATCTTCGACACACCCATCGAGCAGCGTTACGACAAGGCCTTGTCGCTGCTGGGCCTTCAGGCCTGGACGCTGTCGCCCGAAGCGGGGCATGCATGA
- a CDS encoding cryptochrome/photolyase family protein: protein MPPILLAVDKTYAKGLMWFRRDLRVDDNAALYHALRACRQLLCVFVFDRAILDALPRADRRVEFIRESLVELEAELRTLGGGLIVRHAVAEEEIAPLARALEVQAVFANRDDEPAALARDAKVLGALANGGISFHTYKDQAIFERDEVLTKTGQPYTVFTPYKRAWLAKVDAFYLKPYPVRSHTDALAPAAGDFRSPVPRLTEIGFESSNLSELEIPTGSRGGAALFEDFFQRIDRYHQARDYPAVRGPSYLGVHLRFGTVSVRQLAGVAHQLALQGDAGASTWLGELIWRDFFFQVLAHHPQIGEGKSFRPEYDRIQWHHGKHADMLFDAWCCGRTGYPLVDAAMAQINQSGYMHNRLRMVVASFLCKNLGLDWRRGERYFALQLNDFELASNNGNWQWASSSGCDAQPYFRIFNPVTQSERFDPEGKFIRRYLPQLAKLPGTSIHAPWTVAPLELEAAGVRLGDNYPEPIVDHAEARARTLQRYAVVREAKSGRKGRA, encoded by the coding sequence ATGCCGCCGATTTTACTGGCCGTTGACAAGACCTACGCCAAGGGCCTCATGTGGTTCCGCCGCGACCTGCGGGTAGACGACAACGCGGCCCTCTACCACGCGCTGCGCGCCTGCCGGCAGCTGCTCTGCGTCTTCGTGTTCGACCGGGCGATCCTCGATGCGCTGCCGCGCGCGGACCGGCGCGTGGAATTCATCCGCGAATCGCTGGTCGAGCTGGAGGCAGAGCTGCGCACCCTCGGCGGCGGACTGATCGTGCGCCATGCGGTGGCGGAGGAAGAGATCGCACCGCTTGCGCGCGCCTTGGAGGTGCAGGCGGTGTTCGCGAACCGCGACGACGAGCCCGCAGCGCTGGCGCGGGACGCGAAGGTCCTGGGAGCGCTGGCCAACGGCGGCATCAGCTTCCACACCTACAAGGACCAGGCCATCTTCGAGCGCGATGAGGTGCTGACGAAGACCGGCCAGCCCTACACCGTCTTCACCCCCTACAAGCGCGCCTGGCTGGCCAAGGTGGATGCCTTCTACCTCAAGCCCTATCCGGTGCGCAGCCACACCGACGCGCTGGCGCCCGCGGCGGGAGACTTTCGCTCGCCGGTCCCGAGGCTGACCGAGATCGGCTTCGAGAGTAGCAACCTCTCCGAACTGGAGATCCCGACCGGCAGCCGAGGCGGCGCGGCGCTCTTCGAGGACTTCTTCCAGCGCATCGACCGATACCATCAGGCTCGCGACTACCCGGCCGTGCGCGGGCCCAGCTACCTCGGCGTACACCTGCGCTTCGGCACCGTCTCCGTCCGGCAGCTCGCGGGCGTGGCGCACCAATTGGCGCTGCAAGGCGATGCCGGCGCGTCGACCTGGCTGGGAGAGCTGATCTGGCGCGACTTCTTCTTCCAGGTGCTCGCGCATCACCCGCAGATCGGCGAAGGCAAGAGCTTCAGGCCGGAATACGACCGTATCCAGTGGCACCACGGCAAGCACGCCGACATGCTCTTCGACGCTTGGTGCTGCGGACGCACCGGCTATCCGTTGGTCGACGCCGCCATGGCGCAGATCAACCAGAGCGGCTACATGCACAACCGCCTGCGCATGGTCGTGGCCAGCTTCCTGTGCAAGAACCTCGGCCTGGACTGGCGGCGCGGCGAGCGCTACTTCGCGCTGCAGCTCAACGACTTCGAGCTGGCGTCGAACAACGGCAACTGGCAGTGGGCCAGTTCCAGCGGCTGCGATGCGCAGCCCTACTTCCGGATCTTCAACCCCGTCACGCAGAGCGAGCGTTTCGACCCGGAAGGGAAGTTCATCCGCCGCTACCTGCCGCAGCTTGCAAAGCTGCCCGGCACGAGCATCCACGCGCCGTGGACCGTGGCACCGCTGGAGCTGGAAGCGGCTGGGGTGCGGCTGGGCGACAACTATCCGGAGCCGATCGTCGACCACGCCGAGGCGCGGGCGCGCACGCTGCAGCGCTATGCAGTCGTGCGGGAGGCGAAGAGTGGAAGGAAGGGCCGCGCCTGA
- the ruvX gene encoding Holliday junction resolvase RuvX, whose product MPDSAAPPASVPPHFQSFLAFDFGQKRTGVASGNRLLRSATPQATIKAEGDARFAQVEARIREWQPDALVVGVPYHPDGAAHDNTRAAQRFVRQLRGRFRLPVYEVDERYSTTEALAAGARDADAASACIILEQFLRTLP is encoded by the coding sequence ATGCCCGACAGCGCTGCCCCTCCTGCTTCCGTTCCTCCCCATTTCCAAAGCTTCCTGGCCTTCGACTTCGGGCAGAAGCGCACCGGCGTCGCGAGCGGCAATCGGCTGCTGCGCAGCGCCACGCCGCAGGCCACGATCAAGGCCGAGGGCGACGCCCGCTTCGCTCAGGTCGAAGCCCGCATCCGAGAGTGGCAGCCCGACGCGCTCGTGGTGGGAGTGCCCTATCACCCCGACGGCGCGGCGCACGACAACACCCGTGCCGCCCAGCGCTTCGTCCGGCAACTGAGGGGGCGCTTTCGTCTCCCGGTCTACGAAGTCGACGAACGCTACAGCACGACAGAGGCCCTGGCCGCCGGCGCACGCGACGCCGACGCAGCCTCGGCCTGCATCATCCTTGAACAGTTTCTGAGGACCCTCCCGTGA
- a CDS encoding Hpt domain-containing protein, translated as MSIQSPATAPKAGPAPAHEDLGPLAWVLGEIQKSLDNASRTLKRFARESSGSAEADTAPLRLARQQLHQAVGALQMVGHPAPALVLGAMEFAVQSFVSEPGRCTEAAAQKIDRAGFAVADFLNAQLAGKTVSSVALFPQYRDVLELVGNERVHPADLWDMNWRWAEIKPSPTQTAMVYDPAVRSKLDREVLKIVKNGDDQAARRLQALCLSLGRGASLPRVASFWTLAAGFFEALALALIPADAHVKRAASRVLLQYATLARGDNTVSDRLGQDLLFFCAQAVPGPRDEAATLRAVRVAWGVANEQKVDYTIEQFGRFEPQVLMQARKRIETAKEMWSALSGGDVTRTRQVADTFAQLGESLQKLHPPSLPMVQALNNAVDASMRSGRPPGTELAMEVATSVLYLEAAFEDLDPHDRQLTARTVQLAGRIERAREGGRSEPLEPWMEELYRRVSDRQTMGTVVGELRSHLSELEKSLDQFFRRPTEKGLLRTVPTQLLQMKGVFSVLGLDQAAQTVQRMRENVDRLLAVEASASDATDFDPLGNNLGALGFLIDMLSYQPALAKRLFVFDADAGELKPLMGRQAAEAAASEAAAPASFASASGPVSVTETVLSVEEVDAQIAAKLAALATPARKAPPPPIEEVSRPSASWTAKITGPAPLEALPDTEVRELEEDDLQNIFLDEAREVLHNGLAAVSALGSRPDDSGELTVLRRAFHTLKGSSRMVGLMDFGEAAWSFEQVLNTWLADQRPATPELLAGTRRALTDFAKWVEAIAANEPHGWQSAPFRSIAESLRTGEPIAPHAPMADPDTLVAAARHIAAEETMADVKAAPEAQPEPLPQPEPLPLPELPDLELGPLTFDAPAEAPRAAEAEPASAEVQAHPPTADDDFASTDFLDFDDRSKPPLEEPQLPAELEEIDFLETAQASIEPSLPAPAAEPAVAPEPDVLPVPLLKEASVEEEPRHEPLPELSLELRLDSAPEEAFGEPRIKPEPEPQPLPEPSVAAPAFEEAVPAEMLSVAGVDDQVKVIGPLRIGIALYNVYLVEADEWSRQLANEVGEWALESHRQVPESAINLAHSLAGSSSTVGFQGLSDMARSFEAALQHLYMQGRGGTPAQGAVLMAAAEELRRLLHQFAAGFLKEPAAATLRALREVAESPMPLEIGETVAAAAAVMRPGGADVALDEGEDAIDVADAVDVDLFPIFEEEAAELLPQLGGALREWSQHLDDPAPRAATLRTLHTLKGSARLAGAMRLGERAHRMESEIEAIGAEGAERGAVEQLLARFDALQATFDALRAADDAMQSELAKRAVAVAPAAEAGQEATETEAAAEFVAPADGGPDEQAPRSAVALPSPSALTPLRPLSSQAVRIRTHLLDRLVAQAGEVIITRSRLEAELGQLRSSLGDLTGNLDRLRQQLRDIEVQAESQMQSRLAQAKDSQQGFDPLEFDRFTRVQELTRMMAESVNDVATVQRTLQKTVQATEDDLSAQARQTRELQRGLLRTRMVEFEGISERLYRVVRQASKDTGKQVRLDIVGGSIEMDRGVLDRMTPAFEHLLRNCVAHGIEDAAAREKAGKEPNGLIAIELHHEGNDVSVSFRDDGAGLNHRRIVERARALGLIAADHHPNEDEAAELIFTPGFSTAEQVSELAGRGIGMDVVRAQVAALGGRIEIQSKPGEGTQFKLVLPLTTAVTHVVMLRAGATSIGVPSNLVELVQRAGASELETAYLEQRYSFGGEQVPFFWAGALLQSSARSERGMAKTNTIVIVRSAAQRVALHVDEVLGNQEVVVKNLGPQLSRLPGMAGISVLASGAVALIYNPVALAAVHGEQARQFQASGASAAASMRGADAVVTQAAPPQIPLVLVVDDSITVRRVTQRLLQREGYRVSLAADGLQALERLQQERPSVVLSDIEMPRMDGFDLARNIRADASLADLPIIMITSRIAEKHHDHARALGVNHYLGKPYAEDELLRLVRHYTSAEAPQQAMAA; from the coding sequence GTGTCGATCCAAAGCCCCGCCACCGCCCCAAAAGCCGGTCCCGCGCCGGCCCATGAAGATCTCGGGCCACTGGCCTGGGTGCTCGGAGAGATCCAGAAGTCGCTCGACAACGCCAGCAGGACGCTGAAGCGCTTCGCGCGAGAGAGCAGCGGCAGCGCCGAAGCCGATACGGCACCGCTGCGCCTGGCCAGGCAGCAGTTGCACCAGGCCGTCGGCGCGCTGCAGATGGTGGGGCACCCGGCCCCCGCGCTGGTGCTGGGGGCGATGGAGTTCGCCGTCCAGAGCTTCGTCTCCGAGCCGGGGCGCTGCACCGAAGCCGCGGCCCAGAAGATCGACCGGGCGGGCTTCGCTGTCGCCGACTTCCTCAACGCGCAGCTGGCAGGCAAGACCGTGTCCTCGGTGGCGCTGTTCCCGCAGTATCGCGATGTGCTCGAGCTTGTGGGCAATGAGCGCGTCCATCCGGCCGACCTCTGGGACATGAATTGGCGCTGGGCCGAGATCAAGCCCTCGCCCACTCAGACGGCGATGGTGTACGACCCCGCGGTGCGTTCCAAGCTTGACCGCGAGGTGCTCAAGATCGTCAAGAACGGCGACGACCAGGCCGCGCGTCGGCTTCAGGCCCTGTGCCTGAGCCTGGGCCGCGGCGCCTCGCTGCCGCGCGTGGCCAGCTTCTGGACGCTGGCGGCCGGCTTCTTCGAGGCGCTGGCGCTGGCATTGATCCCCGCCGACGCCCACGTCAAGCGCGCCGCCTCCCGCGTGCTGCTGCAATACGCCACCTTGGCGCGCGGCGACAACACCGTTTCCGACCGTCTTGGGCAGGACCTGCTGTTCTTCTGCGCGCAGGCCGTGCCGGGTCCACGCGACGAGGCAGCCACGCTGCGCGCGGTGCGGGTTGCCTGGGGCGTGGCCAACGAGCAGAAGGTCGACTACACGATCGAGCAGTTCGGCCGCTTCGAACCGCAGGTACTGATGCAGGCGCGCAAGCGAATCGAGACAGCGAAGGAAATGTGGTCGGCGCTCTCGGGCGGTGACGTCACGCGCACGCGTCAGGTGGCCGACACGTTCGCGCAGCTCGGCGAGTCGCTGCAGAAGTTGCATCCGCCCAGCCTGCCGATGGTGCAGGCCTTGAACAACGCGGTCGACGCCTCGATGCGTTCGGGCCGGCCGCCAGGCACCGAGTTGGCGATGGAGGTCGCGACCTCGGTGCTCTACCTCGAGGCCGCCTTCGAGGACCTCGACCCGCATGATCGCCAGCTCACAGCGCGTACCGTCCAGTTGGCCGGGCGCATCGAGCGCGCGCGTGAAGGTGGCCGTTCGGAGCCGCTCGAGCCTTGGATGGAGGAGCTGTACCGCCGCGTGAGCGACCGCCAGACCATGGGCACCGTGGTCGGCGAGCTGCGCAGTCACTTGAGCGAGCTCGAGAAGTCGCTCGACCAGTTCTTCCGCCGGCCGACCGAGAAAGGCCTGTTGCGCACGGTGCCGACGCAGCTGCTGCAGATGAAGGGCGTGTTCTCGGTGCTCGGGCTCGACCAGGCGGCCCAGACCGTGCAACGCATGCGCGAGAACGTCGATCGCCTGTTGGCCGTGGAGGCATCCGCCAGCGACGCCACCGACTTCGACCCGCTCGGCAACAACCTGGGCGCGCTCGGCTTCCTCATCGACATGCTGAGCTACCAGCCAGCACTCGCGAAACGCCTGTTCGTGTTCGACGCCGACGCCGGCGAGCTCAAGCCCCTGATGGGCCGCCAGGCTGCCGAGGCAGCCGCGTCCGAAGCGGCGGCGCCGGCCTCCTTCGCCTCGGCCTCCGGACCGGTCTCGGTCACCGAAACCGTGCTCAGCGTCGAGGAGGTCGATGCCCAGATCGCGGCCAAGCTCGCCGCTCTGGCGACGCCGGCGCGCAAGGCGCCGCCGCCACCGATCGAGGAAGTCAGCCGCCCGAGCGCGAGCTGGACTGCCAAGATCACCGGCCCGGCACCGCTGGAAGCCTTGCCCGATACCGAAGTGCGGGAGCTGGAAGAGGACGATCTCCAGAACATCTTCCTCGATGAGGCCCGCGAGGTGCTACACAATGGCCTGGCCGCGGTCTCGGCGCTCGGCTCGCGCCCGGACGACAGCGGCGAGCTGACTGTGCTGCGCCGAGCCTTCCACACCCTCAAGGGCAGCTCGCGCATGGTCGGGCTGATGGACTTCGGCGAGGCCGCCTGGTCCTTCGAACAGGTGCTTAATACCTGGCTGGCCGACCAGCGCCCGGCCACGCCGGAACTGCTTGCCGGCACGCGCCGCGCGCTGACCGATTTCGCGAAATGGGTCGAGGCCATCGCCGCCAACGAGCCGCACGGCTGGCAATCCGCGCCATTCCGCAGTATCGCGGAGTCCTTGCGCACCGGCGAGCCGATCGCGCCGCACGCGCCCATGGCCGACCCCGATACCCTGGTCGCGGCGGCGCGCCACATCGCAGCCGAGGAGACCATGGCCGACGTCAAGGCGGCGCCCGAGGCGCAGCCTGAACCGTTGCCGCAGCCCGAGCCGCTGCCTCTGCCGGAACTGCCCGACCTGGAGCTGGGGCCGTTGACTTTCGATGCACCCGCAGAAGCGCCGCGCGCCGCCGAGGCCGAACCCGCGAGCGCCGAGGTGCAGGCGCATCCGCCCACTGCCGACGACGATTTCGCGTCGACCGATTTCCTCGACTTCGACGACCGGTCGAAGCCGCCGCTGGAAGAGCCGCAGCTGCCGGCCGAGCTGGAAGAGATCGACTTCCTCGAAACCGCGCAGGCGAGCATCGAGCCTTCGCTGCCCGCCCCGGCGGCCGAGCCCGCCGTCGCCCCTGAGCCCGATGTGCTTCCCGTTCCCCTGCTGAAAGAAGCATCGGTGGAGGAAGAGCCCCGGCACGAGCCCTTGCCGGAACTTTCGCTGGAACTGCGCCTGGATTCCGCACCCGAAGAAGCATTCGGCGAGCCGCGTATCAAGCCGGAGCCCGAACCCCAACCCTTGCCCGAGCCGTCCGTCGCCGCCCCTGCGTTCGAGGAAGCCGTGCCGGCGGAGATGCTGTCGGTGGCTGGCGTCGACGACCAGGTCAAGGTGATCGGCCCGCTGCGCATCGGCATCGCGCTCTACAACGTGTATCTCGTCGAGGCCGACGAGTGGTCGCGGCAACTGGCCAACGAAGTCGGCGAATGGGCGCTCGAATCGCACCGGCAGGTGCCGGAATCCGCCATCAACCTGGCTCATTCGCTGGCGGGCAGCTCTTCGACCGTCGGCTTCCAGGGCCTGTCGGACATGGCGCGTTCCTTCGAGGCCGCGCTGCAGCACCTGTACATGCAGGGCCGCGGCGGCACGCCGGCACAGGGCGCAGTGCTGATGGCCGCGGCGGAGGAACTGCGGCGCCTGTTGCACCAGTTCGCGGCCGGCTTCCTCAAGGAGCCTGCCGCCGCGACGTTGCGCGCACTGCGCGAGGTGGCGGAATCGCCGATGCCCCTCGAGATCGGCGAGACGGTCGCGGCCGCAGCCGCTGTAATGCGTCCCGGCGGCGCCGATGTGGCGCTCGACGAGGGCGAGGATGCGATCGACGTGGCCGATGCGGTCGACGTCGACCTGTTCCCGATCTTCGAGGAGGAGGCGGCCGAGCTGCTGCCGCAACTGGGTGGCGCGCTGCGCGAATGGTCGCAGCACCTGGACGACCCGGCCCCGCGCGCCGCGACGTTGCGCACGCTGCACACGCTCAAGGGCAGTGCCCGGCTGGCCGGCGCCATGCGCCTGGGCGAGCGCGCGCACCGCATGGAGTCCGAGATCGAGGCCATCGGCGCAGAGGGGGCCGAGCGCGGTGCCGTCGAGCAGCTGCTGGCGCGCTTCGACGCGCTGCAGGCCACCTTCGATGCGCTGCGCGCCGCCGATGATGCGATGCAGAGCGAGCTGGCGAAGCGGGCCGTTGCCGTGGCGCCCGCCGCCGAAGCAGGTCAGGAAGCGACGGAGACGGAAGCCGCTGCCGAGTTCGTCGCGCCTGCGGATGGCGGACCCGACGAACAAGCGCCGCGCTCCGCAGTGGCGCTGCCTTCCCCTTCGGCGCTCACGCCGCTGCGCCCATTGTCCAGCCAGGCGGTGCGTATCCGTACCCACCTGCTCGACCGCCTGGTGGCGCAAGCCGGCGAGGTCATCATCACCCGCTCGCGCCTGGAGGCCGAGTTGGGCCAACTGCGCAGCTCGCTCGGCGATCTGACCGGCAACCTCGACCGCCTGCGCCAGCAGCTGCGCGACATCGAGGTGCAGGCCGAGAGCCAGATGCAGTCGCGCCTGGCCCAGGCCAAGGATTCGCAGCAGGGCTTCGATCCGCTCGAGTTCGACCGGTTCACGCGCGTGCAGGAGCTCACGCGGATGATGGCGGAGTCCGTCAACGACGTGGCGACCGTGCAGCGCACGCTGCAGAAGACCGTGCAGGCCACGGAAGACGACCTCAGCGCACAGGCCCGCCAAACGCGCGAGCTGCAGCGCGGGCTGCTGCGCACGCGCATGGTGGAGTTCGAGGGCATTTCCGAGCGCCTCTACCGCGTGGTGCGGCAGGCCTCCAAAGACACTGGCAAGCAGGTGCGCCTGGACATCGTCGGCGGCAGCATCGAGATGGACCGTGGCGTGCTGGACCGCATGACGCCTGCCTTCGAGCACCTGCTGCGCAACTGTGTCGCACACGGCATCGAAGATGCGGCGGCGCGCGAGAAGGCCGGCAAGGAACCGAACGGCCTGATCGCCATCGAACTGCACCACGAGGGCAACGACGTTTCGGTGAGCTTCCGCGACGACGGCGCGGGGCTCAACCACCGTCGCATCGTCGAGCGTGCTCGCGCGCTGGGCCTGATCGCCGCGGATCACCATCCGAACGAGGACGAGGCGGCCGAGCTGATCTTCACCCCCGGCTTCTCGACCGCCGAGCAAGTGTCCGAACTGGCCGGCCGCGGGATCGGCATGGACGTGGTGCGCGCGCAGGTCGCGGCGCTCGGCGGCCGCATCGAGATCCAGAGCAAGCCGGGCGAGGGCACGCAGTTCAAGTTGGTGCTGCCGTTGACCACGGCGGTGACGCACGTGGTCATGCTGCGTGCCGGCGCCACGTCGATCGGCGTGCCGTCGAACCTGGTGGAACTCGTGCAGCGCGCCGGTGCCTCCGAGCTCGAGACCGCATACCTTGAGCAGCGCTATTCGTTCGGCGGCGAGCAGGTGCCCTTCTTCTGGGCCGGTGCGCTGCTGCAGTCGTCCGCGCGCAGCGAGCGCGGGATGGCCAAGACCAACACCATCGTCATCGTGCGAAGCGCGGCCCAGCGGGTGGCCTTGCATGTGGACGAAGTGCTGGGCAACCAGGAAGTAGTGGTCAAGAACCTCGGTCCGCAGCTCTCGCGGCTGCCGGGCATGGCCGGCATCTCGGTGCTGGCTTCCGGTGCGGTCGCGCTGATCTACAACCCCGTCGCGTTGGCCGCGGTGCATGGCGAGCAGGCGCGGCAGTTCCAGGCCAGCGGCGCATCGGCCGCTGCCTCGATGCGCGGCGCGGATGCCGTGGTGACCCAGGCGGCACCGCCGCAGATCCCGCTGGTGCTGGTGGTCGACGACTCGATCACCGTGCGCCGCGTCACGCAGCGCCTGCTGCAACGCGAGGGCTATCGCGTGTCGCTGGCGGCCGATGGCCTGCAGGCGCTCGAGCGCCTGCAGCAGGAGCGGCCCTCGGTGGTGTTGTCGGACATCGAGATGCCGCGCATGGATGGCTTCGACCTCGCGCGCAACATCCGCGCCGACGCCTCCCTGGCCGACCTACCGATCATCATGATCACCTCGCGCATCGCGGAAAAGCACCACGATCATGCGCGCGCGCTTGGCGTCAACCACTATCTCGGCAAGCCCTACGCGGAAGACGAACTCCTGCGGCTGGTGCGGCACTACACCAGCGCCGAGGCACCGCAGCAGGCCATGGCGGCCTGA